In the Brassica napus cultivar Da-Ae chromosome A7, Da-Ae, whole genome shotgun sequence genome, one interval contains:
- the LOC111212663 gene encoding cysteine-rich receptor-like protein kinase 3, with amino-acid sequence MTTFISNLSLLLLVGFLFLNPVISDSRGETVAQRCSNRTTTPQQRSLVVTNFLAAMDAVSPLVEAKGYGQVVNGTGNLTVYAYGECMKDLDKKDCDLCFAQIKAKVPRCLPFQRGTRGGRVFSDGCFIRYDEYNFFNETLSSQDVTNCSNKEITGVNRTLFRANAAELVKFMSVEAVRNGGFYAGFVDRRNVTAHGLAQCWEPLTRSGCAECLSKASEQIGSCLGKEEGRALNAGCYMRFSNLKFYNNSGNSTSDGNGGHNHLAVILAVTSSVVAFVLLVSALGFLYKKKRAKKLREKKQLGSLFMLANKSDLCFSYENLERATDYFSDKNKLGQGGSGSVFKGVLSNGKTVAVKRLFFNTKQWVDHFFNEVNLISQIDHKNLVKLLGCSITGPESLLVYEYIANQSLHDYLFVRQDVQPLSWAKRFKIILGTAEGMAYLHEESNLRIIHRDIKLSNILLEHDFTPRIADFGLARLFPEDKTHISTAIAGTLGYMAPEYVVRGKLTEKADVYSFGVLMIEVITGRRNNAFSQDSSSILQTVWRLYGTSNFVQVVDPVLGDNFNKMEASRLLEIGLLCVQAAFDQRPAMSAVVKMMKGSLEIPTPTQPPFLNPGSVLEMRKMMSPTMEDQSQSSGWRSDNISESFFEPR; translated from the exons ATGACGACTTTcatctccaacctctctcttctcctccttgTCGGTTTTTTGTTCTTAAACCCTGTGATCTCCGATTCGAGAGGAGAGACGGTGGCTCAGCGATGCAGCAACAGAACAACGACCCCTCAGCAAAGAAGTCTCGTCGTCACCAACTTCCTCGCCGCCATGGACGCAGTGTCTCCGCTAGTGGAAGCTAAAGGCTACGGGCAAGTAGTCAACGGCACAGGGAACTTAACGGTCTATGCTTACGGAGAGTGCATGAAAGATCTTGACAAGAAAGACTGCGACTTGTGTTTCGCTCAGATCAAAGCTAAAGTCCCTCGTTGCTTACCCTTTCAACGAGGCACTCGTGGTGGTCGTGTCTTCTCCGATGGATGCTTCATTAG GTACGACGAGTACAACTTCTTCAACGAGACGTTAAGCTCGCAAGACGTGACTAATTGTTCTAATAAGGAGATAACCGGGGTAAACCGGACGTTATTCCGGGCTAACGCCGCGGAGTTGGTGAAGTTTATGAGCGTGGAGGCGGTGAGGAACGGTGGTTTCTACGCTGGATTTGTGGATAGACGTAACGTGACGGCTCACGGTTTGGCTCAGTGTTGGGAGCCTCTTACCCGCAGTGGTTGTGCTGAGTGTTTGAGTAAAGCTTCAGAACAAATCGGTTCTTGTTTGGGTAAAGAAGAAGGTCGAGCTCTTAACGCTGGCTGTTACATGAGGTTTTCTAATCTGAAGTTTTACAATAACTCTGGAAATTCAACATCAGATGGAAATGGTG GTCATAACCACTTGGCTGTGATTTTGGCGGTGACATCTTCGGTGGTAGCTTTTGTTCTGTTGGTCTCTGCTTTAGGTTTCTTGTATAAGAAGAAACGTGCCAAGAAGCTAAGAG AGAAGAAGCAACTAGGGTCTCTGTTTATGCTTGCCAACAAATCTGATCTTTGTTTCTCCTATGAGAATCTCGAGAGGGCCACTGATTACTTCAGCGACAAGAATAAGCTAGGCCAAGGAGGATCTGGTTCTGTATTTAAG GGAGTTCTTAGTAACGGTAAGACTGTTGCGGTGAAGAGGCTATTCTTCAACACAAAGCAGTGGGTTGATCATTTCTTTAACGAAGTCAATCTAATAAGCCAAATCGACCACAAGAACCTTGTCAAGCTCTTGGGATGCAGCATAACCGGACCCGAGAGCCTTTTGGTCTATGAATACATAGCGAACCAAAGCCTCCATGACTATCTTTTCG TAAGACAAGATGTTCAACCGTTGAGCTGGGCGAAGAGGTTCAAGATTATACTTGGGACAGCAGAAGGAATGGCGTATCTACACGAAGAGTCAAATCTGAGGATCATACATAGAGACATCAAGCTGAGTAATATACTTTTGGAACATGATTTTACTCCGAGGATCGCTGATTTCGGACTGGCTAGATTGTTCCCTGAGGACAAGACTCACATCAGCACTGCCATCGCCGGTACACT AGGCTACATGGCACCAGAGTATGTTGTACGAGGGAAACTAACTGAGAAAGCAGATGTATACAGCTTCGGAGTTCTTATGATTGAAGTTATAACCGGAAGACGTAACAACGCCTTCTCACAAGACTCTAGTTCGATCCTCCAAACG gTTTGGCGTCTGTACGGGACAAGCAACTTTGTTCAAGTTGTGGATCCAGTTTTGGGGGACAACTTCAACAAGATGGAAGCGTCACGGTTGCTTGAGATCGGTCTGCTCTGCGTTCAAGCAGCGTTTGATCAGCGTCCTGCCATGTCTGCGGTTGTGAAAATGATGAAAGGGAGTTTGGAGATTCCTACGCCGACGCAACCGCCGTTTCTGAATCCAGGGAGTGTATTGGAGATGAGAAAGATGATGTCTCCGACGATGGAAGATCAGTCTCAGTCTTCTGGCTGGAGGAGTGACAACATATCTGAGAGTTTCTTCGAACCTAGATGA
- the LOC111212662 gene encoding cysteine-rich receptor-like protein kinase 3: MLSFITSLSVFSLHLLLLLMGLFLSPVISDPRGETVAQMCNNRTMTPQQRSLVVTNFLNAMDAVSPLIEARGYGQVVNGTGNLTVYAYGECMKDLDKKDCDLCFAQIKAKVPRCLPFQQITRGGRVFSDGCYVRYDEYNFFNETLSSLDQTNCSEKEITGVNRTLFRDNAAALVKFMSVEAVRNGGFYAGFVDKRNVTVHGLAQCWEPLTRSGCVECLSKASEQIGSCLGKEEGRALNAGCYMRFSTHKFYNNSGNSTADGNGGHNHLVVILAVRCSVVAFVLLVSAVGFLYRKKLAKKQRENKQLGPLFMLTNKSNICFSYENLEKATDYFSDKNKLGQGGSGSVFKGVLRNGKTIAVKRLFFNTKQWVDHFFNEVNLISQINHKNLVKLLGCSITGPESLLVYEYIANKSLHDYLFVRQDVPPLDWAKRFKILLGTAEGMAYLHEESNLRIIHRDIKLSNILLEHDFTPRIADFGLARLFPGDKTHISTAIAGTRGYMAPEYAVRGKLTEKADVYSFGVLMIEVITGRRNNAFSQDASSILQTVWSLYGTSNLVQVVDQVLGDNFNKMEASRLLEIGLLCVQAAFEQRPAMSAVVKMIKGSLEIPTPTQPPFLNPGSVLEMRKMLSPPMDSPMDDQSQSSGWRSDNISESFFEPR; this comes from the exons ATGTTATCTTTCATCACCAGTCTCTCTGTCTTTTCcttacatcttcttctcctccttatGGGTTTGTTCTTAAGCCCTGTGATCTCTGATCCTAGAGGAGAAACGGTGGCTCAGATGTGCAACAACAGAACAATGACTCCGCAGCAAAGAAGTCTAGTCGTCACCAACTTCCTTAACGCCATGGATGCCGTCTCTCCACTAATTGAAGCTAGAGGTTACGGCCAAGTAGTCAACGGCACAGGTAACTTAACAGTCTATGCTTACGGAGAGTGTATGAAAGATCTTGACAAGAAAGATTGCGACTTGTGTTTTGCTCAGATAAAAGCTAAAGTCCCTCGTTGCTTGCCCTTTCAACAAATTACTCGTGGTGGTCGTGTCTTCTCCGATGGATGCTATGTCAG GTACGACGAGTACAACTTCTTCAACGAGACTTTAAGCTCGCTAGACCAGACTAATTGTTCTGAAAAGGAGATAACCGGAGTAAACCGGACGTTATTTCGGGATAACGCGGCGGCGTTGGTGAAGTTTATGAGCGTGGAGGCGGTGAGGAACGGTGGTTTCTATGCTGGATTTGTGGATAAACGTAACGTGACGGTTCACGGTTTGGCTCAGTGTTGGGAGCCTCTTACTCGTAGTGGTTGTGTTGAGTGTTTGAGTAAAGCTTCAGAGCAAATCGGCTCTTGTTTGGGTAAAGAAGAAGGTCGAGCTCTTAACGCTGGCTGTTACATGAGGTTTTCTACTCACAAGTTTTACAATAACTCTGGAAATTCAACAGCAGATGGAAATGGTG GTCATAACCATTTGGTAGTGATTTTGGCGGTGAGATGTTCGGTGGTGGCTTTTGTTCTGTTGGTCTCTGCTGTTGGTTTCTTGTATAGAAAGAAACTCGCCAAGAAGCAAAGAG AGAATAAGCAGCTAGGGCCACTGTTTATGCTTACCAACAAATCTAATATATGTTTCTCCTACGAGAATCTCGAGAAGGCCACTGATTATTTCAGCGACAAAAATAAGCTAGGACAAGGAGGATCTGGTTCTGTATTTAAG GGAGTTCTTCGTAACGGTAAGACTATTGCGGTGAAGAGACTGTTCTTCAACACAAAGCAATGGGTTGATCATTTCTTTAACGAAGTCAATTTAATAAGCCAAATCAACCACAAGAACCTTGTCAAGCTCTTGGGATGTAGCATAACCGGGCCCGAGAGCCTTCTGGTTTATGAATACATCGCGAATAAAAGCCTACATGACTATCTTTTCG TAAGACAAGATGTTCCACCGTTGGATTGGGCGAAGAGGTTCAAAATTTTACTTGGCACAGCAGAAGGAATGGCTTACCTTCACGAAGAGTCGAATCTGAGGATCATACACAGAGACATCAAGCTGAGTAATATACTTTTGGAACATGATTTTACTCCAAGGATCGCTGATTTTGGACTGGCTAGATTGTTCCCTGGGGACAAGACTCACATCAGCACCGCCATTGCCGGTACACG AGGCTACATGGCGCCAGAATATGCTGTACGAGGAAAACTGACTGAGAAAGCAGACGTTTACAGCTTCGGAGTTCTTATGATTGAAGTTATAACCGGAAGACGTAACAATGCCTTTTCACAAGATGCTAGTTCGATCCTACAAACG gtATGGAGTCTGTACGGGACAAGCAACCTGGTTCAGGTTGTGGATCAAGTTTTGGGTGATAACTTCAACAAGATGGAAGCGTCACGGTTGCTTGAGATCGGGTTGCTTTGCGTTCAAGCAGCGTTTGAACAACGGCCTGCGATGTCTGCGGTTGTGAAAATGATAAAAGGGAGTTTAGAGATTCCTACGCCTACGCAACCGCCGTTTCTGAATCCTGGGAGTGTATTAGAGATGAGAAAGATGTTGTCTCCGCCGATGGATTCTCCTATGGATGATCAATCTCAGTCTTCGGGTTGGAGGAGTGACAACATATCTGAGAGTTTTTTTGAACCTAGATGA
- the LOC111212660 gene encoding uncharacterized protein LOC111212660 isoform X2 codes for MDPSAEITDFKRKQEFIDHLYNVADSSYGMPTSCPCGGRIIDEVRVKEEYDTRPGKRFFSCINYEADGLHYRQPWVIGVQEEMVRMRERVDEAVEIIKCVPILTKQIDSLEAQVKRLTLLLDKLTGDVYNLTVQAAALEKACFD; via the exons ATGGATCCCTCAGCCGAGATAACAGATTTTAAGAGGAAGCAGGAGTTCATCGACCACCTGTACAACGTTGCCGATTCGTCATATGGGATGCCGACAAGCTGTCCGTGTGGTGGTAGAATCATCGACGAGGTTCGGGTGAAGGAGGAGTACGACACGCGTCCCGGGAAGCGCTTCTTCAGCTGCATAAACTACGAG GCTGATGGGTTGCATTACCGTCAGCCTTGGGTTATAGGTGTCCAGGAGGAGATGGTACGCATGCGTGAGCGTGTGGATGAGGCTGTTGAGATCATCAAATGTGTGCCCATTCTCACTAAACAGATCGACAGTCTTGAG GCACAGGTTAAGAGGCTCACATTGCTGCTTGATAAGCTCACTGGTGACGTCTATAACCTCACAGTCCAGGCGGCTGCTCTGGAGAAGGCCTGTTTCGACTGA
- the LOC111212660 gene encoding glutathione S-transferase T3-like isoform X1, whose amino-acid sequence MDTFSQSSPGFVNLLSSQSSKTVEVGSSEVPKPAGERRKWTTQEDIILISAWLNTSKDPIVSNQQKLGSFWRRIEDYFNASAQLGGFLPREWSQCKQRWGRVNEQVCKFVGSYEAALKEQSSGQNENDVMKSAHDIFFNDHQAKFALEHAWRELRYDQKWRSNSISRDGGKAKMKEAAETVPDSDEARPPGVKACKAAKRKKPGNEAAFDRLEIILEKKQNISKQKILDRLLSKNIATLTEAEVALKDKLVSEML is encoded by the coding sequence ATGGATACGTTTTCACAAAGTTCTCCCGGTTTTGTGAACCTATTATCTTCCCAGTCCAGTAAAACCGTAGAAGTAGGGTCGTCTGAGGTTCCTAAACCGGCTGGTGAAAGGAGAAAGTGGACGACTCAAGAAGACATTATCCTCATCAGTGCCTGGTTAAACACAAGCAAAGATCCCATAGTTAGTAACCAGCAGAAACTAGGGTCGTTTTGGAGAAGAATAGAGGATTACTTTAATGCAAGCGCTCAGCTAGGTGGCTTTCTACCTAGAGAGTGGAGTcagtgtaagcagaggtggggaaggGTGAATGAACAAGTGTGTAAATTTGTGGGAAGCTATGAGGCAGCATTGAAGGAGCAATCAAGTGGGCAGAACGAGAACGATGTCATGAAGTCAGCTCATGACATCTTCTTTAACGACCACCAGGCGAAGTTTGCACTTGAACACGCGTGGAGGGAGCTGAGGTATGATCAGAAGTGGAGATCGAACTCTATATCAAGAGATGGTGGAAAGGCGAAAATGAAGGAAGCTGCGGAGACGGTGCCTGACTCGGATGAGGCTAGGCCTCCTGGCGTTAAGGCTTGCAAAGCAGCCAAACGCAAGAAGCCTGGCAATGAAGCTGCATTTGATCGCCTGGAGATCATTCTAGAGAAGAAACAGAATATTTCGAAACAGAAAATACTTGATCGTCTCCTCTCTAAGAACATAGCTACTCTAACTGAAGCTGAGGTCGCTTTGAAGGACAAACTTGTTTCTGAGATGCTTTAG